In a genomic window of Acropora muricata isolate sample 2 chromosome 2, ASM3666990v1, whole genome shotgun sequence:
- the LOC136898659 gene encoding zinc finger protein DPF3-like: MATRGAVFREPRDPQELYKDALESVSAFNSRLRLDRRLRIPFIDAQTGIAMNNCNLWISKLERRPGHTLHYVYSYPARRWRKKKRPPQAERTSEPKASEIEEQTTDNAETAEVEGVLEEPESDYTKEPVADEIKLGESEDEEDTRDDCGALSTDDEEFVIGKKRPISNKGRPRGKKIHHTGTFPEVHVPKTVPQIPGLLHVRNISKEELARMDPEERKKPYACEICGRRYKNGPGLKYHYTHYNHEQDASATHPEEPVVSHAPTPAVSIPIESPKVPSPPQQRGPGRPKKCSGADVSPNNYCDFCLGDVFENKKTGHPEELLSCADCGRSGHPTCLQFTGKLTESVKKYKWQCIECKSCTLCGTSDNDDQLLFCDDCDRGYHMYCLKPPMEKPPEGHWMCALCETAAISIPVPHPQMMLPMLKEDFSGRM; the protein is encoded by the exons ATGGCGACTCGTGGAGCGGTGTTCCGTGAACCGAGAGATCCACA GGAACTTTACAAAGATGCTCTGGAAAGCGTATCAGCATTCAACTCTCGGCTTCGCCTCGATAGACGTCTTCGTATCCCTTTCATCGATGCGCAAACAGGGATTGCGATGAACAATTGTAATCTATGGATCAGCAAGCTAGAGCGTCGACCAGGGCACACACTTCATTACGTCTACAGTTATCCCGCGAGAAGGTGGAGAAAGAAAAAACGTCCTCCTCAGGCTGAGCGAACTTCGGAACCCAAAGCTTCGGAAATAGAAG AACAAACCACTGACAATGCAGAAACTGCTGAAGTTGAAGGGGTGTTGGAGGAACCCGAATCTGATTATACAAAAGAACCAGTTGCAGATGAAATCAAACTTGGAGAAAGTGAGGACGAGGAAGATACAAGAGATGACTGTGGTGCGCTTTCCACTGATGATGAGGAATTTGTCATCGGCAAGAAGAGACCCATTAGTAACAAAGGCAGGCCACGAGGAAAGAAGATACACCATACTGGAACATTCCCAGAAGTTCATGTACCA AAGACAGTTCCTCAAATACCAGGTCTCCTTCATGTAAGGAATATTTCCAAGGAAGAGTTGGCAAGAATGGACCCGGAAGAGCGCAAAAAGCCATATGCGTGTGAGA TTTGTGGAAGGCGCTACAAGAATGGTCCCGGTCTAAAGTACCACTACACTCACTACAATCATGAGCAGGATGCTAGTGCGACTCACCCTGAGGAGCCAGTTGTTTCCCATGCACCCACCCCTGCAGTCAGCATCCCAATAGAATCACCAAAGGTCCCTTCACCACCTCAGCAGAGGGGTCCAGGCCGACCCAAGAAGTGTTCAGGGGCAGACGTTTCTCCAAACAACTATTGTGACTTTTGCTTGGGTGATGTgtttgaaaacaagaaaacaggaCATCCAGAGGAGTTATTATCCTGTGCTGATTGTGGAAGATCAG GTCATCCAACCTGCCTACAGTTTACTGGGAAGTTGACAGAGAGTGTAAAAAAGTATAAATGGCAGTGCATTGAATGCAAGTCCTGTACACTTTGTGGAACGTCAGATAATGAT GATCAGTTGCTGTTCTGCGATGATTGTGACCGAGGTTATCACATGTACTGTTTAAAGCCACCCATGGAGAAACCACCAGAAG gACATTGGATGTGTGCTCTTTGTGAAACTGCTGCCATATCTATCCCTGTTCCTCATCCTCAGATGATGTTACCAATGCTAAAAGAAGATTTTTCAGGGCGGATGTAG